Proteins encoded within one genomic window of Bradyrhizobium sp. CB1717:
- a CDS encoding organic hydroperoxide resistance protein — translation MTQAAKLLYTARTRTSGGRQDGLSRSSDGRLDVKLSPPGGDGIGTNPEQLFAAGWSACFEGAMEIAARKRKIVLPRKSAIDAEIDLLLDEGTYALRARLNVSLPGLDREVARDIVDEAHETCPYSKAVRGNIDVAVALI, via the coding sequence ATGACGCAAGCGGCAAAGCTGCTCTACACGGCCAGGACCCGCACCAGCGGCGGGCGGCAGGACGGCCTGTCCCGCAGCTCCGATGGCCGCCTGGATGTCAAATTGTCACCGCCGGGCGGTGACGGCATCGGCACCAATCCCGAGCAATTGTTCGCGGCCGGCTGGTCGGCATGTTTCGAAGGCGCGATGGAGATCGCCGCGCGCAAGCGAAAAATCGTGCTTCCGAGAAAAAGCGCGATCGATGCGGAAATCGATCTTCTTCTCGATGAGGGCACTTACGCCCTCCGGGCGCGCCTCAATGTCAGCCTGCCGGGCCTCGATCGCGAGGTCGCCCGCGACATCGTCGATGAGGCGCACGAGACCTGCCCCTACTCAAAGGCCGTCCGCGGCAACATCGACGTCGCGGTCGCACTGATCTGA
- a CDS encoding alpha/beta hydrolase, protein MKQLIDQHRRKFLGVAAGSVAVGLGVLDLARAETEAPRTAASNASFGPIKQIEAGVLNVGYAEAGPSNGPVAILLHGWPYDIHAFVDVAPILAKAGYRVIIPYLRGYGTTQFLSRETPRNGEPAAMAADIIALMDKLDIKKAVVAGFDWGARTADIIAALWPDRCRALVSVSGYLISSQAAGAAPLPPSAELQWWYQFYFATERGRAGYEKHTHDFAKLIWKLASPQWKFDDATFNRSAAALGNRDHVAITIHNYRWRLGLAQGEAKYEELEKKLAAAPVIGVPTITMEGDANGAPHPDPSAYAKKFSGRYDFRLITGGIGHNLPQEAPQAFAKAIIDADGA, encoded by the coding sequence ATGAAGCAGCTCATCGACCAGCACCGCCGCAAGTTTCTTGGCGTCGCCGCGGGAAGCGTCGCTGTGGGTCTCGGCGTCCTCGACCTTGCCCGCGCGGAGACGGAAGCGCCGCGCACCGCCGCGTCGAATGCATCCTTCGGCCCGATCAAGCAGATCGAGGCCGGTGTCCTCAATGTTGGCTATGCCGAGGCAGGTCCGTCGAACGGTCCGGTGGCGATCCTGCTGCACGGCTGGCCCTACGACATCCACGCCTTCGTCGATGTCGCGCCGATCCTGGCGAAGGCCGGCTATCGCGTGATCATCCCGTATTTGCGCGGCTACGGCACGACGCAGTTCCTCTCCCGCGAAACGCCGCGCAATGGCGAGCCGGCCGCGATGGCCGCCGACATCATCGCGCTGATGGACAAGCTCGACATCAAGAAGGCGGTCGTTGCCGGCTTCGACTGGGGCGCGCGCACCGCCGACATCATCGCCGCACTGTGGCCGGATCGCTGCCGCGCGCTGGTGTCGGTCAGCGGCTATCTGATCTCCAGCCAGGCCGCCGGCGCCGCCCCATTGCCGCCATCGGCCGAGCTGCAATGGTGGTACCAGTTCTATTTCGCGACCGAGCGCGGCCGCGCCGGCTACGAGAAGCACACGCACGATTTCGCAAAGCTGATCTGGAAGCTGGCCTCGCCGCAATGGAAGTTCGACGACGCCACCTTCAATCGCAGCGCGGCGGCGCTGGGCAACCGGGATCATGTCGCGATCACGATCCACAATTACCGCTGGCGGCTTGGGCTTGCCCAGGGCGAGGCGAAGTATGAGGAGCTCGAAAAGAAGCTCGCGGCAGCTCCCGTCATCGGCGTGCCGACGATCACGATGGAAGGCGACGCCAACGGCGCGCCGCATCCCGATCCGAGCGCCTATGCCAAGAAATTCTCCGGCCGCTACGACTTTCGCCTGATCACAGGCGGCATCGGTCACAATCTTCCGCAAGAGGCACCGCAGGCCTTTGCCAAGGCAATCATCGACGCCGACGGCGCCTGA
- a CDS encoding cytochrome P460 family protein produces MTSIESEKKKRTYATAITLAVLFLVVLLTSMPYLVSIALAEGPAQGNTADASPIFGVTIPQGYKQWELIAPAEEAAPLDELRAVLGNQTAIEAYQAGKLPFPDGTILVKRAWKRKQSPEFASATIPGAATTVQVMVKDSKKYASTGGWGFGRFINGKPVDEAQHRTCFACHEARAKSRDYVFTRLAP; encoded by the coding sequence ATGACATCTATCGAATCTGAAAAGAAAAAGCGGACCTATGCGACGGCTATCACGCTGGCTGTGCTGTTTCTCGTCGTTCTCCTGACTTCTATGCCCTATTTGGTCTCAATCGCTCTTGCCGAAGGACCGGCACAAGGCAACACGGCAGACGCCTCGCCGATCTTCGGCGTCACGATTCCACAGGGCTACAAGCAGTGGGAGCTGATCGCGCCGGCCGAGGAGGCGGCGCCGCTCGACGAGCTTCGCGCCGTCCTCGGCAACCAGACCGCAATCGAGGCCTATCAGGCCGGCAAGCTGCCGTTCCCGGACGGCACCATTCTGGTCAAGCGTGCCTGGAAGCGGAAACAGTCACCGGAATTCGCATCCGCGACGATTCCCGGCGCCGCGACCACGGTCCAGGTGATGGTCAAGGATTCCAAAAAATACGCCTCGACCGGCGGCTGGGGTTTTGGCCGGTTCATCAACGGCAAGCCGGTCGACGAAGCCCAGCACCGCACCTGCTTCGCCTGCCACGAAGCCCGCGCCAAGAGCCGCGATTATGTCTTCACGCGGCTCGCGCCGTGA
- a CDS encoding SDR family NAD(P)-dependent oxidoreductase: protein MKTWFISGSSRGLGRAITEAALAAGDQVVATARALEPLELLQARFGERLRLATLDVTDEAAAQAAIGLAVTTFGGLDVVVNNAGYSDLGSVEDTSLDSFRRQIEANLMGTIIVTKAAIPVLRRQRRGHIMQVSSVGGRIGAPARAAYSAAKWGIEGFSESLAREMALIGVHVTVVEPGGFRTGFAQAAHATGEGRPEYDAVVGAAVRMQRDYDGRQPGDPAKAAAVVLKLADMDRPPLRIALGSDAVNAIAATDRLRLEELEKWRVLGVSTDY, encoded by the coding sequence TTGAAGACCTGGTTCATCAGCGGCAGCTCTCGCGGGCTTGGCCGCGCCATCACGGAAGCGGCGCTCGCCGCGGGCGACCAGGTGGTTGCCACGGCGCGGGCGCTCGAGCCGCTTGAACTGTTGCAGGCGCGTTTCGGCGAAAGGCTGCGGCTCGCGACCCTCGACGTCACCGATGAGGCCGCGGCGCAGGCGGCCATCGGACTTGCCGTGACGACATTCGGCGGCCTCGATGTGGTCGTGAACAACGCCGGCTATAGTGACCTCGGATCGGTCGAGGACACGAGCCTGGATTCGTTCCGGCGGCAGATCGAAGCCAATTTGATGGGCACCATCATCGTCACCAAGGCGGCGATTCCGGTGCTGCGCCGGCAGCGCCGTGGTCACATCATGCAAGTCTCGTCCGTCGGCGGCCGGATCGGTGCCCCGGCGCGCGCGGCCTATTCGGCCGCGAAATGGGGAATCGAGGGCTTTTCGGAGTCGCTGGCGCGCGAGATGGCGCTGATCGGCGTGCATGTGACAGTCGTCGAGCCCGGCGGCTTCCGGACCGGTTTTGCCCAGGCCGCGCATGCGACCGGCGAAGGGCGTCCGGAGTACGATGCCGTCGTCGGCGCTGCCGTCAGGATGCAACGCGACTATGACGGCCGCCAGCCGGGTGATCCGGCCAAGGCCGCGGCCGTGGTTCTGAAGCTCGCCGACATGGATCGTCCACCCTTGCGGATTGCGCTCGGCAGCGACGCCGTCAACGCCATCGCCGCGACGGACAGGCTCCGCCTCGAAGAACTGGAGAAGTGGCGCGTGCTCGGCGTATCGACGGACTACTGA
- a CDS encoding hybrid sensor histidine kinase/response regulator has product MLHDWGVIAAAFGYIGFLFLVASHGDRRSPAGPGRASGLIYPLSLAIYCTSWTFFGSVGFATRTSTDFLAIYVGPVLMIGLGTGVLRRVIQLAKAHNITSIADFIGARYGKSQAVAATVALIAIIGSVPYIALQLKAVASSLETILSEDQAFSHIPILGDMALMVTLAMAAFAVLFGTRQTDATEHQHGLMLAVATESIVKLVAFLAAGIFVTFWMFSPHELIERAMKTPEAVRTINYSPSIGNFLTMTLLSLCAVMLLPRQFHVSVVENSSDAEVGRARWLFPLYLVAINLFVIPIALAGLVTFPFGAADPDMYVLALPMEGGADLLSVAVFVGGLSAATAMVIVECVALSIMVSNDLVVPLVLQRRPEGRTGGADFSDFLLRSRRLAIFAIMVMAYFYYRALGNTQLVAIGLLSFAAIAQLAPSFFGGLLWRRATARGAIGGMLVGFAVWLYTLFIPSFMDSSTTGILLLQHGPFGIEALRPQALFGADLPPLMHGVIWSLSLNILTYVLLSLARRPSSIELVQADLFVPNTLAPIAPNFRRWRTTVTVQDIQTTVAQYLGPDRARHSFEAFSARRNVRLEPGAPADFELLQHAEHLIASSIGAASSRLVMSLLLRKRTVSAKAALKLLDDSHAALHFNREILQTALNHVRQGIAVFDADLQLICSNRQFGDLLNVPPHFIQFGTPLREILEFMGVSDPDNEADREAMIEQRLVAYTTDSEPYLERLPERHMVIEVLTNRMPGGGFVITFTDVTPTFEAAEALERANATLEKRVRDRTEELTRLNSELALAKSTAEDASISKTRFLAAASHDILQPLNAARLYVTSLVERQHNGEETRLVENIDESLQAIEEILGALLDISRLDAGAMATSISSFKMADLMRSLEIEFAPIARAKGLDLAFVPCSLPVQSDRLLLRRLLQNLISNAIKYTPRGRVLVGCRRQGASLKICVYDTGVGIPPVKRGEIFKEFHRLEQGARIARGLGLGLSIVERLARVLNHSIAIDSNVGGGSVFSVTVPTAKAITLTAAVTSATPLARTPIAGALIVCIENDAAILDGMRTLLKAWDAEVIAVADPEAAIAAIEAAGKRVTGLLVDYHLDRGNGIAAIRDIRRRFGDTIPAILITADRSPAVQQAAREEKIAVLNKPVKPASLRALLGQWRTQQMVAAE; this is encoded by the coding sequence ATGCTGCACGACTGGGGCGTGATCGCCGCCGCCTTCGGCTATATCGGCTTCCTGTTCCTGGTGGCGAGCCATGGCGACCGCCGCTCGCCAGCCGGACCCGGTCGCGCGTCCGGGCTGATCTATCCCCTGTCGCTGGCGATCTACTGCACCTCCTGGACCTTCTTCGGCTCAGTCGGCTTCGCCACGCGCACCTCGACCGACTTCCTCGCGATCTATGTCGGGCCGGTCCTGATGATCGGTCTCGGCACGGGCGTGCTGCGCCGCGTGATCCAGCTTGCGAAAGCCCACAACATCACTTCGATCGCCGACTTCATCGGCGCGCGCTACGGCAAGAGCCAGGCGGTGGCGGCGACCGTGGCGCTGATCGCGATCATCGGCTCGGTGCCCTACATCGCGCTCCAGCTCAAGGCCGTCGCCTCCTCGCTGGAGACGATCCTGAGCGAGGACCAGGCCTTCTCCCATATCCCGATCCTCGGCGACATGGCGCTGATGGTGACGCTGGCGATGGCGGCTTTCGCCGTGCTGTTCGGCACCCGGCAGACCGACGCGACCGAGCACCAGCACGGATTGATGCTGGCGGTGGCGACCGAATCCATCGTCAAGCTGGTCGCCTTCCTCGCCGCCGGCATCTTCGTCACCTTCTGGATGTTCTCGCCGCACGAACTCATCGAGCGCGCGATGAAGACGCCGGAGGCGGTGCGCACGATCAACTATTCGCCGTCGATCGGTAACTTCCTGACCATGACGCTACTGTCGCTGTGCGCGGTCATGCTGCTGCCGCGCCAGTTCCACGTCAGCGTAGTGGAGAATTCCAGCGATGCCGAGGTCGGTCGCGCACGCTGGCTGTTCCCGCTCTACCTCGTCGCCATCAATCTGTTCGTGATCCCGATCGCGCTCGCCGGCCTCGTCACCTTCCCGTTCGGCGCGGCCGACCCTGACATGTACGTGCTGGCGCTGCCGATGGAGGGTGGCGCGGATCTGCTCAGCGTCGCGGTCTTCGTGGGCGGCCTGTCGGCGGCGACCGCGATGGTGATCGTCGAATGCGTCGCGCTCTCGATCATGGTGTCGAACGACCTCGTGGTGCCGCTGGTGCTGCAGCGGCGGCCGGAGGGACGCACCGGAGGCGCCGATTTCAGCGACTTCCTGCTGCGCTCGCGCCGGCTCGCGATCTTCGCCATCATGGTGATGGCCTATTTCTACTATCGCGCGCTCGGCAACACCCAGCTCGTCGCGATCGGCCTGCTCTCCTTTGCCGCCATCGCCCAGCTCGCGCCGAGCTTCTTCGGCGGGCTGTTGTGGCGGCGCGCGACCGCACGTGGCGCGATCGGCGGCATGCTGGTGGGTTTTGCGGTGTGGCTCTACACGCTGTTCATACCGAGCTTCATGGATTCCTCGACGACGGGCATCCTGCTGCTCCAGCATGGTCCGTTCGGAATCGAGGCGCTGCGGCCGCAGGCGCTGTTCGGCGCCGACCTGCCGCCGCTGATGCACGGCGTGATCTGGTCGCTGTCGCTCAACATCCTCACCTATGTGCTGCTCTCCCTGGCGCGGCGGCCATCCTCCATCGAGCTGGTGCAGGCCGATCTGTTCGTACCCAACACGCTCGCCCCGATCGCTCCGAATTTCCGCCGCTGGCGCACCACCGTCACGGTGCAGGACATCCAGACCACGGTGGCGCAGTATCTCGGGCCCGACCGCGCCCGGCATTCCTTCGAAGCCTTCTCTGCGCGGCGCAATGTGCGGCTCGAGCCCGGGGCACCCGCCGATTTCGAGCTGTTGCAGCACGCCGAGCACCTGATCGCCTCGTCGATCGGCGCGGCCTCCTCGCGCCTCGTGATGTCGCTGCTGCTGCGCAAGCGCACCGTCTCCGCTAAAGCCGCGCTAAAACTGCTCGACGATTCCCACGCGGCGCTGCATTTCAACCGCGAGATCCTCCAGACCGCGCTCAATCATGTCCGGCAGGGCATCGCGGTGTTCGACGCCGACCTGCAGCTGATCTGCTCCAACCGGCAGTTCGGCGATCTCCTCAATGTTCCTCCGCATTTCATTCAGTTCGGCACGCCCTTGCGGGAAATCCTGGAATTCATGGGTGTGAGCGATCCGGACAATGAGGCCGACCGGGAAGCGATGATCGAGCAGCGGCTCGTGGCCTACACCACCGACAGCGAGCCCTATCTCGAGCGACTGCCGGAACGCCACATGGTGATCGAGGTGCTCACCAACCGCATGCCCGGCGGCGGCTTCGTCATCACCTTCACAGACGTCACGCCGACCTTCGAGGCGGCCGAAGCGCTCGAGCGCGCCAATGCGACGCTGGAAAAGCGCGTGCGCGATCGCACCGAGGAGCTGACCCGGCTGAACTCGGAACTCGCGCTGGCCAAGAGCACGGCGGAAGATGCCAGCATCTCCAAGACGCGCTTCCTCGCCGCTGCGAGCCACGACATTCTGCAGCCGCTGAACGCGGCCCGGCTCTACGTCACCAGCCTGGTCGAGCGCCAGCACAATGGCGAGGAGACGCGGCTGGTCGAGAACATCGACGAGTCGCTCCAGGCCATCGAGGAGATCCTCGGCGCGCTGCTCGACATCTCCCGGCTGGATGCCGGCGCGATGGCGACCTCGATCTCGAGCTTCAAGATGGCCGACCTGATGCGCTCGCTGGAGATCGAGTTCGCGCCGATCGCGCGCGCCAAGGGCCTCGACCTCGCCTTCGTGCCCTGCTCGCTGCCGGTGCAGTCGGATCGACTCTTGCTGCGGCGCCTGCTCCAGAACCTGATTTCCAACGCGATCAAATACACCCCGCGCGGCCGCGTGCTGGTCGGCTGCCGCCGCCAGGGCGCCTCGCTCAAGATCTGCGTCTACGACACCGGCGTCGGCATCCCGCCGGTCAAGCGCGGCGAGATCTTCAAGGAATTCCACCGCCTGGAGCAAGGCGCGCGGATCGCGCGCGGCCTCGGTCTCGGGCTGTCGATCGTCGAACGGCTGGCGCGCGTGCTCAACCACAGCATCGCCATCGACTCCAATGTCGGCGGCGGCTCGGTCTTCTCGGTGACGGTGCCGACGGCCAAAGCGATCACCCTCACCGCCGCCGTCACCAGCGCCACGCCGCTGGCCCGCACGCCGATCGCGGGCGCGCTGATCGTCTGCATCGAGAACGATGCCGCGATCCTCGACGGCATGCGCACGCTGCTGAAGGCCTGGGACGCCGAGGTGATCGCGGTTGCCGATCCCGAGGCCGCGATCGCCGCGATCGAGGCTGCCGGCAAGCGCGTCACCGGCCTGCTCGTCGACTATCACCTCGACCGCGGCAACGGCATCGCCGCGATCCGCGACATCCGCCGCCGCTTCGGCGACACCATTCCCGCGATCCTGATCACCGCCGACCGCAGCCCCGCCGTGCAACAGGCCGCGCGCGAGGAGAAAATCGCGGTGCTCAACAAGCCGGTGAAGCCGGCTTCGCTCCGCGCCCTGCTCGGCCAGTGGCGCACGCAGCAGATGGTGGCGGCGGAGTGA
- the hemA gene encoding 5-aminolevulinate synthase: MDYSQFFNSALDRLHSERRYRVFADLERTAGRFPHAVWHSPKGKRDVVIWCSNDYLGMGQHPKVVGAMVETATRVGTGAGGTRNIAGTHHPLVQLEAELADLHGKEAALLFTSGYVSNQTGIATIAKLIPNCLILSDELNHNSMIEGIRQSGCERVVFRHNELADLEAQLKAAGPNRPKLIACESLYSMDGDVAPLAKICDLAEKYGAMTYVDEVHAVGMYGPRGGGIAERDGVMHRIDILEGTLAKAFGCLGGYIAANGQIIDAVRSYAPGFIFTTALPPAICSAATAAIKHLKTSNWERERHQDRAARVKAILSAAGLPVMSTDTHIVPLFVGDPEKCKQASDLLLEEHGIYIQPINYPTVPKGTERLRITPSPYHDDGLIDQLAEALLQVWDRLGLPLKQKSLAAE; this comes from the coding sequence ATGGATTACAGCCAGTTCTTCAATTCCGCCCTCGATCGTCTCCACTCCGAGCGGCGCTACCGCGTGTTCGCCGATCTCGAGCGCACGGCGGGCCGGTTCCCGCACGCCGTCTGGCACTCGCCCAAGGGTAAGCGCGACGTCGTGATCTGGTGCTCCAACGATTACCTCGGCATGGGCCAGCATCCGAAAGTGGTCGGCGCCATGGTCGAGACCGCAACCCGCGTTGGCACCGGCGCAGGCGGCACCCGCAACATCGCCGGCACGCATCATCCGCTGGTGCAGCTCGAGGCCGAGCTCGCCGACCTCCACGGCAAGGAAGCCGCGCTGCTGTTCACCTCGGGCTATGTCTCGAACCAGACCGGCATCGCGACCATCGCCAAGCTGATCCCGAACTGCCTGATCCTGTCGGACGAGCTCAACCACAATTCGATGATCGAGGGCATCCGCCAGTCCGGCTGCGAGCGGGTGGTATTCCGCCACAACGAGCTCGCCGATCTCGAGGCGCAGTTGAAGGCTGCGGGCCCGAACCGGCCGAAGCTGATCGCCTGCGAGAGCCTCTATTCCATGGACGGCGACGTCGCGCCGCTCGCCAAGATCTGCGATCTCGCCGAGAAATACGGCGCGATGACCTATGTCGACGAGGTTCACGCGGTCGGCATGTACGGCCCGCGCGGCGGCGGCATCGCCGAGCGTGACGGCGTCATGCATCGCATCGACATCCTCGAAGGCACGCTGGCCAAGGCCTTCGGCTGCCTCGGCGGCTACATCGCCGCCAACGGCCAGATCATCGACGCCGTGCGCTCCTATGCGCCGGGCTTCATCTTCACCACCGCGCTGCCGCCGGCGATCTGCTCGGCCGCGACCGCCGCGATCAAGCATCTGAAGACCTCGAACTGGGAGCGCGAGCGCCACCAGGACCGCGCTGCCCGCGTCAAGGCGATCCTCAGCGCCGCCGGCCTGCCGGTGATGTCGACCGACACCCACATCGTGCCGCTGTTCGTCGGCGATCCCGAGAAGTGCAAGCAGGCCTCCGACCTCCTGCTCGAAGAGCACGGCATCTACATCCAGCCGATCAACTACCCGACCGTGCCCAAGGGCACCGAACGCCTGCGCATCACGCCCTCGCCCTATCACGACGACGGCCTGATCGATCAGCTCGCCGAGGCCCTGCTGCAGGTGTGGGATCGCCTGGGGCTGCCGCTCAAGCAGAAGTCGCTGGCGGCGGAGTAA
- the aroQ gene encoding type II 3-dehydroquinate dehydratase, translated as MKRVMILNGPNLNMLGIREPHIYGTTRLAEVNASCEEAAAKLGLKLAFHQSNHEGVLVDLIQSARQDADAIVINPAGLSFTSVSIMDAIKTFEGPVLEVHISNIHARDEYHRHSKISFVATGVICGLGPFGYIAALHAIANMK; from the coding sequence ATGAAGCGCGTGATGATCCTCAACGGTCCCAACCTCAACATGCTCGGCATCCGCGAGCCGCACATCTACGGCACGACGAGGCTCGCAGAGGTCAATGCGAGCTGCGAAGAGGCCGCCGCCAAGCTCGGGCTCAAGCTCGCCTTCCACCAGTCCAACCATGAAGGCGTGCTGGTCGATCTGATCCAGTCGGCGCGGCAGGATGCCGATGCAATCGTCATCAATCCGGCGGGCCTGTCCTTCACCTCGGTCTCGATCATGGACGCGATCAAGACATTCGAGGGCCCGGTGCTGGAGGTGCATATCTCCAACATCCACGCCCGCGACGAATATCATCGCCACTCGAAGATCTCGTTCGTGGCAACGGGCGTCATCTGCGGTCTCGGGCCGTTCGGCTACATCGCGGCGCTGCACGCGATCGCGAATATGAAGTGA
- a CDS encoding MBL fold metallo-hydrolase: MNAKPDTVQSSAEALRYPWDQHPGPEEVVEIRPGVLWARLKLPFRLNHVNIYLLADGDGYAMVDAGFGNEETIEAWTKLFDGPLKGVNITRLIVTHSHPDHVGLAGWIVERFNCPLVMSQVEYLQSVYHQNRGTEERKEAQRLFFRRHGMDESLTEKLLGRGQDYLKRVSVLPPSYRRISHGDEVVIGARRFKVITGGGHALDQVMLYCADDKLFLSADQVLSKISPNVSVWAVEPDQNSLGEYLASLASLTTTLPYDLLVLPGHGVPFYGLKTRIKQLADHHEERCRLIADACREQPKTSRELVPVVFNKHVLDEHQMGFAAGELVAHVNYMIVEGRLTGETKDGVLQFRTT, from the coding sequence ATGAACGCAAAACCCGACACCGTGCAGTCCTCGGCCGAGGCCCTGCGCTATCCCTGGGACCAGCATCCCGGCCCCGAAGAGGTCGTGGAGATCCGGCCCGGCGTGTTGTGGGCGCGGCTGAAACTGCCGTTCCGCCTCAATCACGTGAACATCTATCTGCTCGCCGACGGCGACGGCTATGCCATGGTCGACGCGGGCTTCGGCAACGAGGAGACGATCGAGGCCTGGACGAAACTGTTCGACGGCCCGCTGAAGGGCGTCAACATCACGCGCCTGATCGTCACCCATTCGCATCCCGATCATGTCGGGCTCGCCGGCTGGATCGTGGAGCGCTTCAACTGCCCGCTGGTGATGTCGCAGGTCGAATATCTGCAATCGGTCTATCACCAGAACCGCGGCACCGAGGAGCGGAAGGAGGCACAACGGCTGTTCTTCCGCCGCCACGGCATGGACGAGTCGCTCACCGAGAAACTGCTCGGCCGCGGCCAGGACTATCTCAAGCGTGTCTCGGTGCTGCCGCCATCCTACCGCCGCATCTCGCATGGCGACGAGGTCGTGATCGGCGCGCGCCGCTTCAAGGTGATCACCGGCGGCGGGCACGCGCTCGACCAGGTGATGCTCTATTGCGCCGACGACAAGCTGTTCCTCTCCGCCGACCAGGTGCTGAGCAAGATCTCGCCGAACGTCAGCGTGTGGGCGGTCGAGCCCGACCAGAACTCGCTCGGCGAATACCTCGCATCGCTCGCAAGCCTCACCACCACCTTGCCTTATGACTTGCTGGTGCTGCCCGGCCATGGCGTGCCGTTCTACGGCCTCAAGACCCGCATCAAGCAGCTCGCCGATCACCACGAGGAGCGCTGCCGCCTGATCGCGGACGCCTGCCGCGAGCAGCCGAAGACCTCGCGAGAGCTGGTGCCCGTGGTGTTCAACAAGCACGTGCTGGACGAACACCAGATGGGCTTTGCCGCCGGCGAGCTGGTCGCCCACGTCAACTACATGATCGTCGAAGGCCGGCTGACGGGCGAGACGAAGGACGGCGTGCTGCAGTTCCGGACGACGTGA